A window of Haliscomenobacter hydrossis DSM 1100 contains these coding sequences:
- a CDS encoding DoxX family protein: MSLFKLCIFISSFFFFAYGLSYFTSSHMKSEFKRFGLERIGLLTIVLELLGAAGLLFGLRYNPILVLSSGGLALLMFFGVLVRIKSKDSLFVSLPALLLMGLNLYIFIVSIK, from the coding sequence GTGAGTTTATTTAAACTGTGCATTTTCATTTCAAGTTTCTTTTTTTTCGCTTACGGCCTATCTTATTTTACTTCTTCTCACATGAAAAGCGAATTCAAACGCTTTGGTTTGGAGCGAATAGGACTGCTTACGATCGTCTTGGAATTACTGGGGGCTGCCGGTCTTCTTTTCGGTTTACGCTACAACCCGATTTTGGTACTTTCTTCGGGAGGACTGGCCTTGTTGATGTTTTTTGGCGTGCTGGTACGGATAAAATCAAAAGATAGCCTTTTCGTTTCACTGCCAGCCTTGTTATTAATGGGATTGAATTTGTATATTTTTATTGTATCCATAAAATAA